Within the Thermosynechococcaceae cyanobacterium Okahandja genome, the region AGGGTTAAAAGCTGCGCCAACTCGTGGCGTAGGTGCTTAAACTGGTGCGGCTTAACCTCCTGCCGGGTGGCTTTTTTGAACCGCAGATCAAACAGTTCTTTTTTAATGGCAACGATGCGATCGCTCACCTCTTGCTCACTTAACTGCTGCAGATCTTTGAACTTTGTTAAGGCCATCCCTAACCCTCCTGTTCCACGTCGTCTTGACCACGGACAATGAAGCGGGTTTTGATCGGCATCTTATAGGCCGCAAGACGCATTGCTTCCCGCGCCGTCGCCTCAGGCACGCCCGCAATTTCGTACATAATGCGCCCGGGCTTCACCACGGCCACCCAGTACTCCGGCGAGCCTTTACCAGACCCCATCCGCGTTTCAGCAGGACGCATGGTAACCGGCTTATCGGGGAAAATACGAATCCAGATTTTGCCCCCCCGGCGGATATAGCGGGTCATGGCGCGCCGCCCCGCCTCGATTTGGCGAGACGTAATCCACGCTGGCTCAAGGGCTTGCAGGGCAAACTCACCAAAATGAATCGAGCTACCGCGACTGGCTACTCCAGTCATCCGCCCTCGCTGTTGCTTGCGAAATTTAGTACGCTTAGGACTTAACATCGCTGACTTCCTCGGTTAGTTAGAGCGATTTTCAAACTGGGGCAAGCGGCGCTGCCCTGCCCGCCGATTCGGTTCACGGCTTGCGGGTTCCGGCTGCCCGGGCAGCACTTCGCCCTTGAAGATCCACACCTTGACCCCCAAAATGCCGTAAATGGTGCGCGCCGTCCGATAGGCATAGTCAATGTCAGCCCGCAGGGTATGCAGGGGCACCCGACCTTCGCGAGTCCACTCGGTACGGGCAATTTCCGCCCCGTTGAGCCGACCGGCCACTTGAATTTTGATCCCTTCAACGCCAGCCCGCTGCGCCCGCTGAATGGCCTGCCGCACTGCCCGCCGGAATGCCACCCGCCGCTCCAACTGCTGGGTAATATACTCTGCCAGCAAACTGGCCTCCGCATCTACCCGATTCACCTCCAGAACATTCACCTTAACGGTGCGACTGGCGGGGAGCATTTGCCGTAGGTCTTCCCGCAGCTTTTCAATGCCTTGGCCGCCCTTGCCAACCACCACCCCGGGGCGAGCGGTGCGAATTTGCAGTTCCACTTGATCCGCTTTGCGCTCAATCCGAATCTCGGCAATGCCGGCATTCCCCATCACCTTGTTGACGTAGGAGCGGATTTGATAATCCTCTTGCAGCAAATCGGGGTAGCGGGCGGCATCCGCATACCAGCGAGAGCGATGGTCTTGGGTAATACCGAGGCGAAA harbors:
- the rpmC gene encoding 50S ribosomal protein L29, which gives rise to MALTKFKDLQQLSEQEVSDRIVAIKKELFDLRFKKATRQEVKPHQFKHLRHELAQLLTLENQRRRSGGQN
- the rpsC gene encoding 30S ribosomal protein S3, whose translation is MGQKIHPIGFRLGITQDHRSRWYADAARYPDLLQEDYQIRSYVNKVMGNAGIAEIRIERKADQVELQIRTARPGVVVGKGGQGIEKLREDLRQMLPASRTVKVNVLEVNRVDAEASLLAEYITQQLERRVAFRRAVRQAIQRAQRAGVEGIKIQVAGRLNGAEIARTEWTREGRVPLHTLRADIDYAYRTARTIYGILGVKVWIFKGEVLPGQPEPASREPNRRAGQRRLPQFENRSN
- the rplP gene encoding 50S ribosomal protein L16, whose translation is MLSPKRTKFRKQQRGRMTGVASRGSSIHFGEFALQALEPAWITSRQIEAGRRAMTRYIRRGGKIWIRIFPDKPVTMRPAETRMGSGKGSPEYWVAVVKPGRIMYEIAGVPEATAREAMRLAAYKMPIKTRFIVRGQDDVEQEG